The Bacillota bacterium genome contains a region encoding:
- a CDS encoding branched-chain amino acid ABC transporter permease: protein MGAFFIEQVIQGICLGSLYSLVAVGLVMIYQAVSVFNFAHADLVALGGIAAFVAYRSGVTAFVLTGLCAFAACFVTGMLVERVAFRPLLRAPGQNYLIATIGIGIVLRNLMRIIFSADVFAFPSVFGSDPLIVGSVLIVPDNIAILLVTTIAVVALHLFFKKTLLGKSMRAVAQDREAAQVMGINVNRSISWTYGLSAGLAGLAGLLVAPIFYVSAEMGGPLRMKAFIAFILAG from the coding sequence ATGGGCGCCTTCTTCATTGAACAGGTCATTCAGGGCATATGCCTGGGGAGCCTCTACAGCCTCGTGGCGGTGGGCCTTGTAATGATCTATCAAGCTGTCAGCGTGTTCAATTTCGCGCACGCTGACCTCGTGGCCTTAGGTGGTATTGCTGCTTTTGTGGCGTATAGAAGCGGGGTGACTGCTTTTGTGCTGACCGGGTTGTGCGCCTTTGCCGCGTGCTTCGTAACCGGCATGTTGGTGGAACGTGTTGCGTTCAGACCTCTGCTCCGGGCGCCCGGCCAGAACTACCTCATCGCCACTATAGGCATCGGCATAGTACTGCGCAATCTCATGAGGATCATCTTCAGCGCTGATGTCTTCGCGTTCCCGTCTGTGTTCGGTTCGGACCCACTGATAGTCGGATCTGTCCTGATCGTCCCCGACAACATTGCTATCCTGCTCGTTACCACGATCGCAGTTGTCGCGCTTCACCTGTTCTTCAAGAAAACACTCCTTGGCAAGTCCATGAGAGCCGTGGCTCAGGATCGCGAGGCGGCACAAGTAATGGGGATCAACGTGAACCGGAGCATCTCGTGGACATATGGGCTCAGCGCGGGCCTTGCCGGGCTGGCCGGGCTGTTGGTAGCGCCGATTTTCTACGTTAGCGCCGAGATGGGCGGCCCGTTACGGATGAAAGCATTCATTGCCTTTATCCTAGCTGG
- a CDS encoding branched-chain amino acid ABC transporter permease — MRMRAKRIVLGVAGVLVLIAAVPLVYSQEYFLHLCIMAMISAIVAVGLSLVSGYTGQMSLGHAGLYAVGAYTSALLTTRFGVSFWGAVPAVLVVSALAGVVIGAPSIRLKAGYLTISTVAFGEIVHQTARNWDKVTKGPTGIGAIPSPELFGLEVMTLRAWYYFAFVFLLIAVWISARIVNSHIGRALRAIREHEPAAQVMGINSSYYKVLVFVVSAVFAGMAGALYAHFITFIAPDNFTLNESIGFLVMTVVGGIGAISGAVFGAFVVTIIPEYLRAFGDIRLVLYGLILVLFVLFMPKGLVPFIAEHVRRWTRRATRSQASRDTAPRR; from the coding sequence ATGAGAATGCGTGCGAAACGGATAGTTCTAGGGGTTGCAGGGGTCTTGGTGCTCATTGCTGCGGTGCCCTTGGTCTACTCACAAGAGTACTTTCTTCACCTGTGCATAATGGCGATGATTTCGGCTATCGTGGCTGTGGGCTTGAGCCTTGTAAGCGGTTACACCGGCCAAATGTCACTCGGCCATGCGGGGCTCTATGCCGTCGGGGCGTACACGTCAGCTCTACTTACCACGAGGTTCGGTGTATCGTTCTGGGGAGCTGTTCCGGCAGTGCTGGTGGTGTCAGCGCTCGCCGGGGTTGTCATCGGAGCGCCCAGCATTCGGCTGAAGGCCGGTTACCTTACCATCTCGACGGTTGCCTTCGGCGAGATAGTACACCAAACCGCCAGAAATTGGGATAAGGTAACAAAAGGCCCAACCGGAATTGGCGCCATTCCATCCCCTGAACTCTTCGGGCTGGAAGTGATGACTCTCAGAGCGTGGTATTACTTTGCTTTCGTTTTCTTACTCATCGCTGTTTGGATCTCAGCGCGGATTGTCAATTCCCATATCGGGAGAGCTCTCAGAGCGATCCGCGAACACGAACCTGCGGCTCAGGTCATGGGGATCAACAGCAGTTACTACAAAGTGCTGGTTTTCGTGGTGAGCGCGGTGTTCGCAGGGATGGCAGGTGCCCTCTACGCGCACTTCATCACATTCATCGCCCCTGATAACTTCACGCTGAACGAGTCTATAGGATTCCTGGTCATGACGGTGGTAGGGGGCATAGGAGCCATATCTGGCGCCGTATTCGGGGCCTTTGTGGTCACAATCATTCCCGAATACTTGCGTGCGTTCGGCGATATCCGCCTGGTCCTCTACGGGCTTATCCTAGTGCTCTTTGTGTTGTTCATGCCGAAAGGCCTCGTGCCTTTCATTGCTGAGCACGTCAGACGATGGACCAGGAGGGCAACGCGTTCACAGGCCTCACGCGATACAGCGCCCCGGAGGTGA